The following are encoded together in the Anaerostipes caccae L1-92 genome:
- a CDS encoding homoserine O-succinyltransferase translates to MPIRIDTDLPARAILEEENVFVMDIDRAVTQDIRPLRIAILNLMPNKLDTELHLLRSLSNTPLQIDITFLKTASYEPTHVPESHMEKFYVYFDEVRDKKFDGMIITGAPVELKEFEEVDYWEEVAEIMEWTKKNVTSTLHICWAAQAGLYYHYGVKKNVLDQKISGVYRHYPLHKKTLLVRGFDDYFFVPHSRNTGVDGEAIKQCKELTVVAESEETGPYLILNETGSQIFVTGHPEYDVMSLHQEYIRDMNRGLNPEIPKNYYLDDDPKKGPVKSWRCHANAMYYNWLNYYVYQATPYDL, encoded by the coding sequence ATGCCGATTAGAATTGATACAGACCTGCCGGCCAGGGCCATCCTGGAGGAGGAAAATGTCTTTGTGATGGATATAGACCGGGCGGTGACGCAGGATATCCGGCCGCTTAGGATTGCAATCCTGAATTTGATGCCGAATAAACTGGACACAGAGCTGCATCTGCTCCGGAGTCTCTCCAACACCCCGCTGCAGATCGACATCACATTTTTAAAGACTGCCTCTTATGAGCCCACACATGTGCCGGAATCCCACATGGAGAAATTTTATGTGTATTTTGATGAGGTGCGGGACAAAAAATTTGACGGAATGATCATAACCGGTGCTCCCGTGGAGCTGAAAGAATTTGAAGAAGTGGATTACTGGGAGGAAGTGGCGGAGATCATGGAATGGACGAAGAAAAATGTCACTTCCACTTTACATATCTGCTGGGCTGCCCAGGCAGGGCTTTACTATCACTATGGGGTTAAGAAAAACGTTCTGGACCAAAAGATATCCGGTGTGTACCGGCACTATCCGCTTCACAAAAAGACTCTGCTGGTAAGAGGGTTTGACGACTACTTTTTTGTTCCTCATTCCAGAAACACCGGTGTCGACGGCGAGGCTATCAAACAGTGCAAAGAATTAACTGTAGTGGCAGAGTCAGAGGAAACAGGACCATACCTGATCTTAAATGAGACTGGAAGCCAGATATTCGTCACGGGGCATCCCGAGTATGATGTCATGTCCCTCCATCAGGAATATATTAGGGATATGAACCGCGGGTTAAATCCGGAGATTCCAAAGAATTATTATCTGGATGACGATCCGAAAAAGGGACCGGTAAAGTCATGGAGATGCCATGCCAATGCGATGTATTATAATTGGCTGAACTACTATGTATACCAGGCAACTCCTTATGATTTGTAG
- a CDS encoding class II fructose-bisphosphate aldolase produces the protein MLVTLKEICKIADERGIGVGAFNVPNLEALTAVVEAAEELNAPVIIAHVEIHEKYVPIEVIGPIMIETAKNASVPVCVHLDHGTSLNEIMKALRIGFTSVMIDASSEDYDTNVERTKEIVRIAHGMGVSVEAELGHILVSEKGASEGDVTPNNVNPKDCYTDPEKAREFVKNTEVDALAIAFGTAHGVYAAKPVLDLQRIMEIKKKIDIPLVMHGGSGVSSDEFKTAIQNGIKKINYYTYMALAGADRVKKFLYENRDDDSVQFHDIVMAGKEGMKENVKIAMNTFLMK, from the coding sequence ATGTTAGTCACACTAAAAGAGATCTGTAAGATCGCGGATGAGAGAGGGATTGGGGTGGGGGCATTTAATGTGCCGAATCTTGAGGCTTTGACCGCTGTCGTAGAGGCAGCGGAAGAATTGAATGCTCCGGTTATCATTGCCCATGTTGAAATTCATGAAAAATATGTTCCGATTGAAGTCATTGGACCGATCATGATTGAAACTGCAAAAAATGCGTCTGTCCCAGTCTGTGTTCATTTAGATCATGGTACAAGTCTTAACGAAATAATGAAAGCTCTGCGGATTGGATTTACTTCTGTCATGATTGATGCGTCTTCTGAGGATTATGATACAAATGTGGAGAGGACAAAAGAGATTGTGAGGATAGCCCATGGTATGGGAGTCTCTGTAGAAGCGGAGCTGGGACACATTTTAGTCTCTGAAAAAGGAGCTTCTGAGGGTGATGTCACCCCAAATAACGTAAATCCCAAAGATTGTTATACAGATCCTGAGAAGGCAAGGGAGTTTGTCAAGAACACAGAAGTGGATGCCCTGGCAATAGCGTTCGGCACTGCACATGGGGTATATGCTGCAAAACCAGTATTAGACCTGCAGCGGATCATGGAAATAAAGAAAAAAATTGATATTCCGCTGGTAATGCACGGTGGTTCAGGCGTATCAAGCGACGAATTTAAGACTGCGATTCAAAACGGGATAAAAAAGATTAACTATTATACATATATGGCCTTGGCCGGAGCCGATCGAGTGAAAAAATTCTTATATGAAAATAGAGATGATGACAGCGTTCAGTTTCATGATATCGTCATGGCAGGAAAAGAAGGTATGAAAGAGAATGTCAAAATTGCAATGAACACTTTTTTAATGAAGTGA
- a CDS encoding ComEC/Rec2 family competence protein yields MKRRIISWMLAAVMVMTSAAVWMGNEKQAEAAASFKVHFIEVGTGDGALLQYGSGKSAKYALIDAGPQTTQLLGGKTIDVSRRVHNYLKKYKIRRLEFIIMTHPHKDHIGGFISILEDRSISVGKVYATQQPVYNHYSGDDDFYSTKTYRTVNELIAERGIPVVVPRMKSSVYLGKAKLTFYSPGRTNFKYGREVDFNSRQVNKFSLVCRITYGKNSFLMTGDTQQESEYDMISQRLKLKSQVLKVPHHGYEDVRNKDAKGKFSSNHKKFFDKVQPAISIISNGYRNKDRVPSGLITRELAKSNIYTTGDNGNIIVTSNGSRLSVSTSRNKNEPAKASTYVSSKKSSLLLKKMSVKSNGKKKLSIVSVNAKNKYKIKEKKPLKISIKATPQSFTRIKNVQYKLVKKGKSSAKYRWKTGKKVKVKKGFKGRLYIKYNTTSGSTIVKTKGFVIKKKKK; encoded by the coding sequence ATGAAACGAAGGATAATTTCATGGATGCTGGCGGCAGTGATGGTCATGACATCTGCGGCCGTATGGATGGGAAATGAGAAACAGGCAGAAGCAGCTGCTTCATTTAAAGTGCATTTCATCGAGGTAGGCACCGGAGACGGTGCCCTGCTTCAGTATGGATCAGGGAAAAGTGCAAAATATGCGCTGATCGATGCAGGACCTCAGACAACACAGCTTCTGGGAGGAAAAACCATTGATGTCAGCCGCAGAGTGCATAACTATTTAAAGAAATATAAGATCCGCAGGCTGGAATTTATCATCATGACGCATCCTCATAAGGACCACATCGGGGGATTTATTTCTATACTGGAGGACAGATCCATCTCTGTGGGAAAGGTCTATGCGACTCAGCAGCCGGTTTACAATCATTATTCGGGAGATGATGATTTTTACAGTACAAAAACGTACCGCACCGTAAATGAATTGATCGCGGAGCGGGGGATACCGGTTGTTGTACCGCGGATGAAGTCATCGGTATATCTTGGAAAAGCAAAGCTAACATTTTACTCACCGGGACGGACCAATTTTAAATATGGGCGGGAAGTTGACTTTAATTCCCGGCAGGTCAACAAATTTTCTCTTGTATGCAGAATTACTTACGGAAAAAATTCATTTCTGATGACCGGGGATACTCAGCAGGAGTCTGAGTACGATATGATAAGCCAGAGGCTGAAACTCAAATCCCAGGTTCTGAAGGTGCCGCACCACGGATATGAAGATGTGCGCAATAAGGATGCAAAAGGGAAGTTTTCATCCAATCACAAGAAGTTTTTTGACAAAGTGCAGCCGGCCATATCGATCATCAGCAATGGATACCGGAATAAGGACAGAGTTCCGTCCGGTCTGATCACGAGGGAACTTGCCAAGTCGAATATTTATACGACAGGTGACAATGGCAATATTATCGTTACTTCCAATGGAAGCAGGCTGAGTGTCAGCACATCCAGAAATAAAAATGAACCGGCCAAGGCCAGCACTTATGTTTCTTCCAAGAAGTCATCACTGCTTCTGAAAAAGATGTCGGTGAAGTCCAACGGGAAGAAAAAACTGTCTATCGTGTCAGTCAATGCGAAAAACAAGTATAAGATCAAAGAGAAGAAACCTTTGAAAATTTCAATCAAGGCCACGCCCCAGTCATTTACTAGGATTAAGAATGTCCAGTATAAGCTGGTGAAAAAGGGGAAGAGCAGTGCCAAATACCGATGGAAGACCGGAAAGAAGGTCAAGGTTAAAAAAGGATTTAAAGGACGTCTTTACATAAAATACAATACGACTTCCGGAAGCACGATTGTGAAGACAAAAGGTTTTGTAATTAAAAAGAAGAAAAAGTAG
- a CDS encoding pseudouridine synthase → MRETINSAVRINKFLSQAGLCSRRQADFYVEQGKVTVDGKTAEPGTKVCEGQEVCFNGKPVRMDTQTVYLAYNKPKGIVCTSSKEEANNIIDAVGYPSRIYPVGRLDKDSQGLILLTNDGEAANEIMKARNYHEKEYEVTVNKRITNDFIQGMRNGVPLSELDTVTRKCTVKKEGPDSFRIILTQGLNRQIRRMCEYFGYRVTKLRRVRVMNIRLGNLKEGSYRKLTPEEIKMLKEELIRER, encoded by the coding sequence ATGAGAGAGACTATAAACTCCGCCGTGAGGATTAATAAATTTTTAAGTCAGGCAGGCCTGTGTTCCAGAAGGCAGGCTGATTTTTATGTAGAGCAGGGCAAAGTGACGGTTGACGGAAAAACAGCCGAGCCGGGGACAAAGGTTTGTGAGGGGCAGGAAGTCTGTTTTAATGGAAAGCCGGTCCGGATGGATACTCAGACAGTATATCTTGCATACAATAAACCGAAAGGTATCGTTTGTACATCAAGCAAAGAGGAAGCCAACAATATTATTGACGCTGTCGGTTATCCCTCTAGAATCTATCCTGTGGGCCGCTTGGACAAAGATTCCCAGGGACTGATCCTGCTGACCAATGACGGGGAAGCCGCCAATGAGATCATGAAAGCCAGGAATTATCATGAAAAGGAATATGAGGTAACGGTCAATAAAAGGATCACCAACGATTTTATCCAGGGGATGAGAAACGGAGTGCCCCTTTCAGAGCTTGACACAGTGACGAGAAAATGTACTGTGAAGAAAGAGGGGCCCGATAGTTTCCGAATTATTCTCACTCAGGGGTTAAACCGGCAGATCCGCAGAATGTGTGAATATTTTGGATACAGGGTTACCAAACTAAGAAGAGTCCGGGTCATGAATATCAGGCTCGGCAATTTGAAAGAAGGATCCTACCGGAAGCTTACGCCGGAGGAAATAAAAATGTTAAAAGAGGAACTGATCCGTGAAAGATAA
- a CDS encoding 2-hydroxyacid dehydrogenase — MKEIKILCVYDGYITKDIMSGMKELEKFGAHITMINDDQIKNVGDVTNRMLLLEQKGIAEAPTCRTLLENCSDKEILVVHCTSVNKEILEACSKLQAVVVLRGGIENVDSSELAKRQIPLMNASLRSADAVSDAAVGMMIAENKNIARSHHYMKEGRWVKSYINQRYIRNMNKCTVGLIGYGAIGSRVAKKLKGFESQILVYDPFVSKEQIEKDGVKVVELDQLLETSDFVSVHLRLSDKTKKFMGKREFAQMKKTAYFINTARAGLVDTEALTDALKNREIGGAAIDVFDQEPLPKGHPYLNLENVTLTSHLAGTSSDTPVVSVEIGVQKLKDYLTRMAEEDNEED; from the coding sequence ATGAAAGAGATAAAAATATTATGTGTCTACGATGGATACATAACGAAAGACATCATGAGCGGAATGAAAGAACTGGAGAAATTTGGAGCCCATATTACTATGATCAATGATGACCAGATAAAAAACGTGGGGGATGTTACCAATCGAATGCTGCTGCTGGAGCAAAAAGGTATTGCGGAGGCACCCACGTGCAGAACTTTGCTGGAGAATTGTTCAGACAAAGAGATTTTGGTTGTTCACTGTACATCAGTCAACAAAGAGATTCTGGAGGCTTGTTCAAAACTTCAGGCAGTGGTTGTTCTTCGCGGCGGCATTGAAAATGTGGACAGCAGTGAGCTTGCCAAGCGGCAGATTCCTCTGATGAACGCATCTTTAAGAAGTGCGGATGCGGTCTCTGATGCAGCCGTAGGCATGATGATCGCTGAAAATAAAAATATTGCAAGGAGCCACCATTATATGAAAGAAGGGAGATGGGTAAAATCATATATCAATCAAAGATACATACGCAATATGAATAAATGTACGGTTGGATTGATAGGCTACGGCGCTATTGGATCCAGAGTGGCAAAAAAATTAAAGGGATTTGAAAGCCAGATTCTGGTCTATGACCCCTTTGTCAGCAAAGAGCAGATTGAGAAAGATGGTGTGAAAGTTGTAGAGCTGGACCAGTTATTAGAAACATCCGATTTTGTCTCCGTGCATTTAAGATTGTCTGATAAAACGAAGAAATTTATGGGAAAGCGGGAATTTGCACAGATGAAGAAAACAGCTTACTTTATCAATACTGCCCGGGCAGGACTAGTGGATACAGAAGCACTTACAGACGCTTTGAAAAACCGTGAGATCGGCGGTGCGGCCATCGATGTATTTGATCAGGAACCGCTGCCAAAAGGCCACCCATACTTAAATCTTGAAAATGTAACACTGACTTCTCATCTTGCAGGAACGTCAAGTGATACTCCGGTTGTAAGCGTAGAGATCGGTGTTCAGAAGCTGAAAGATTACCTCACCAGAATGGCGGAGGAAGACAATGAAGAAGATTAA
- a CDS encoding PTS fructose transporter subunit IIB: MKVIGITSCATGIAHTYMAADAIENICKERGYECKVERQGALGIENKLKAREIKEADLIVFANDVGISKAERFKGSEDKIFQTKPHDVIKNPAIIFNK; the protein is encoded by the coding sequence ATGAAGGTAATCGGAATCACATCATGTGCAACAGGGATCGCGCATACATATATGGCGGCTGATGCAATAGAAAATATATGCAAAGAAAGAGGATATGAATGTAAAGTCGAAAGACAGGGGGCTCTTGGAATAGAAAACAAGCTAAAAGCAAGAGAGATCAAAGAAGCGGACTTGATCGTTTTTGCCAATGATGTAGGTATTTCGAAGGCGGAACGGTTTAAAGGATCAGAAGATAAGATATTCCAGACAAAACCTCATGACGTAATAAAAAATCCTGCAATCATTTTTAATAAATGA
- a CDS encoding PTS fructose transporter subunit IIC, whose amino-acid sequence MKDNLLEFKATVMSAITTGVSYMLPFVVAGGILVAISFAIGGYDVGSAVEPCKTLASTLYYLGQIGLSTLMVPILGAFVAYSIADKPGICVGMYAGWIATDPWSIGYASGFLGALIGGIIAGYLVEALKKMPLPRSLKSLLPTLIIPLLGCGMIGLLMHYVLGGPLGALTTALTHFLDGLGTGNIIILGLVQGAMIAFDMGGPCNKVAYAFSLACMETGNYLPIAAVFVAAMAPPMAMAIAMIVKKDYFTKEDRSSIPGCIAGCLCMITEFAIPHAAKDVRRILCFCVGSAIGSAMSFALGVTMRAPHGGLFVLFAVNKPLVFIICLVTAVLISAALIIFIGHPVEQET is encoded by the coding sequence TTGAAGGATAATTTATTGGAGTTTAAAGCCACAGTGATGTCAGCTATTACAACTGGTGTATCCTATATGCTTCCTTTTGTTGTAGCCGGAGGCATATTAGTAGCCATTTCATTTGCAATCGGAGGTTATGATGTAGGCTCAGCGGTTGAACCGTGCAAAACCTTAGCTTCCACCCTTTATTATCTTGGACAGATTGGGCTTAGTACCCTTATGGTTCCGATTTTAGGCGCGTTTGTTGCATATTCCATTGCAGATAAACCGGGTATCTGTGTTGGAATGTATGCCGGATGGATTGCGACAGATCCGTGGAGCATTGGATATGCATCCGGTTTCCTGGGGGCGCTGATCGGCGGCATTATTGCTGGATATCTGGTGGAGGCCCTGAAGAAAATGCCGCTGCCAAGATCCTTAAAATCACTGCTGCCCACGTTAATCATTCCTCTGCTTGGATGCGGAATGATAGGACTTTTAATGCACTATGTACTGGGAGGACCGCTGGGAGCCTTAACGACTGCATTAACACATTTTCTTGACGGTCTTGGGACAGGCAATATCATCATCTTAGGCCTTGTGCAGGGAGCCATGATTGCTTTCGACATGGGCGGGCCATGTAATAAAGTGGCCTATGCATTTTCACTGGCCTGCATGGAAACAGGAAACTATCTGCCGATTGCTGCCGTTTTTGTGGCTGCAATGGCACCTCCCATGGCTATGGCCATTGCAATGATCGTGAAAAAAGATTATTTTACGAAAGAAGACAGAAGCTCCATTCCTGGGTGCATCGCAGGATGCCTGTGTATGATCACTGAATTTGCCATTCCTCATGCAGCAAAAGATGTAAGACGCATTCTTTGCTTTTGTGTCGGATCAGCCATCGGTTCTGCCATGTCTTTTGCTCTCGGTGTGACAATGAGGGCACCTCACGGAGGGTTATTTGTCTTATTTGCAGTCAATAAACCGCTTGTGTTCATAATCTGTCTTGTAACGGCGGTTTTAATTTCAGCAGCATTGATTATATTTATCGGACATCCGGTGGAGCAGGAGACATAG
- a CDS encoding PTS sugar transporter subunit IIA, which translates to MKKINLAEVLLKEMAVFDCKSFESKEEMFDIAALKFTEEGFVTNAEAFEEALKFRETLGPTYMGNLVAVPHGKCREVLKPGIAFYRCKEPFVYESAGESGFVKYIFVLAISENQENNYHLRVLAALAGMLAHKEFLKLLEEAADYEEFIHGINQLKL; encoded by the coding sequence ATGAAGAAGATTAATCTGGCAGAAGTTCTGCTCAAAGAGATGGCTGTCTTTGACTGTAAATCATTTGAAAGTAAAGAGGAGATGTTTGACATTGCGGCTCTGAAATTTACGGAAGAAGGATTTGTCACAAATGCGGAAGCATTTGAAGAAGCTTTGAAGTTCAGGGAAACCCTTGGCCCCACATATATGGGGAATTTGGTTGCTGTACCCCATGGAAAATGCAGAGAAGTTTTAAAGCCTGGAATAGCATTTTACAGATGCAAAGAACCTTTTGTTTATGAGTCCGCAGGAGAATCCGGATTTGTAAAATACATTTTTGTATTAGCTATTTCTGAAAATCAAGAGAACAATTATCATCTGAGAGTACTGGCAGCATTAGCAGGAATGCTGGCACATAAAGAATTTTTAAAGCTTTTGGAAGAAGCCGCAGACTATGAAGAATTTATTCATGGAATAAATCAATTAAAACTATAA
- a CDS encoding prepilin-type N-terminal cleavage/methylation domain-containing protein: MSYKYKKNKGFTLVELIVVLLILAILLALLIPSLIGYITSAQKKACLVSKAGLLRDLTADEIYELEGSGKYDTAYLKSLAEKSEYKCRQGGAYDVSRGSDGSIVIVCGKHDKNYDFNMNEALSYIIANNPDIAKLIEGYMNKNIDSSSGTGKAYENLLNALGQAGFNAGQAGVNTWSFQGKGSSYYFYWTTEDISSKSPGDKVKVIRYNSARGTYTAGYVAVRRETLSASDSSDGKPRTYNVLGRSDSDWTEYTGVKQSEDDKKNYSKIYQIFKNMK, translated from the coding sequence ATGTCATACAAATACAAGAAAAATAAGGGTTTTACCTTAGTAGAACTCATTGTAGTTCTCTTGATTCTGGCAATACTTCTGGCTCTTTTGATTCCTTCCCTGATCGGCTACATCACCAGCGCCCAGAAGAAAGCCTGCCTGGTCAGCAAAGCAGGGCTTCTGAGGGATCTCACAGCCGATGAAATCTATGAACTGGAAGGGTCAGGAAAATACGACACCGCATACCTGAAATCTCTTGCCGAAAAATCCGAATACAAATGCCGGCAGGGCGGGGCCTATGATGTCAGCCGCGGATCTGACGGAAGTATCGTCATTGTGTGCGGCAAACATGATAAAAATTACGATTTTAACATGAACGAGGCATTGTCTTATATCATAGCGAATAACCCGGACATCGCAAAACTGATCGAAGGCTACATGAACAAAAATATCGATTCCTCTTCCGGTACAGGAAAAGCCTATGAAAATCTTCTGAATGCTCTTGGGCAGGCAGGATTTAACGCCGGCCAGGCAGGGGTCAATACATGGTCTTTTCAGGGAAAAGGCAGCAGCTATTATTTCTACTGGACCACAGAGGATATCAGTTCCAAGAGTCCCGGTGATAAAGTAAAAGTCATTCGCTATAATTCTGCGAGAGGCACTTACACTGCCGGATATGTGGCTGTACGTAGGGAGACATTGTCTGCTTCCGATTCCTCTGACGGAAAACCGCGTACTTATAACGTTCTCGGAAGAAGCGACAGTGATTGGACGGAGTACACCGGAGTGAAACAGAGTGAGGATGATAAGAAAAATTATTCAAAGATCTATCAGATCTTTAAGAATATGAAGTAA
- a CDS encoding heavy-metal-associated domain-containing protein: MKVLKSEEMLCDHCVDRIKIGLMDAGIEAEVELSDKSIILPEDDDTLIEKAKEVLGDLGYFAQEM; the protein is encoded by the coding sequence ATGAAGGTTTTAAAGTCCGAGGAGATGCTGTGCGACCACTGTGTGGATCGGATCAAGATCGGTCTTATGGACGCGGGCATTGAAGCGGAAGTTGAACTGAGTGATAAAAGCATCATCCTTCCGGAAGATGATGATACACTGATCGAAAAAGCAAAAGAAGTTTTGGGGGATCTGGGATATTTTGCACAGGAAATGTAA
- the ligA gene encoding NAD-dependent DNA ligase LigA: protein MKDKFDRMKELIHILSEASKAYYQENRELMSNFEYDKLYDELLELEKETDTVLADSPSIHVGYELLTSLEKEPHSSPMLSLDKTKEVGQLEEWLGDQKGLLSWKLDGLTIVLTYQEGVLLKAVTRGNGEVGEVVTNNAKVFVNLPKKIAYKGTLVIRGEAVIHYSDFRRMNEEMEDLDSRYKNPRNLCSGSVRQLNNEVTAKRNVRFYGFSVADVPDVDFHNSVEEKFIWARSLGFDIVDYVAVTKDTVAEEVERFSQAIENNDQPSDGLVLIYDDIAYGRSLGTTAKFPRDSIAFKWADEIAETTLKEIEWSPSRTGLINPVAIFDPVELEGSTVSRASLHNISVMEELELGVGDQISVYKANMIIPQLAENQTRSGDAPIPDTCPACGGKTEIEEENGIRTLVCPNQFCSAKKIKLFSHFVSRDAMNVDGLSEASLHKMMDKGLLNELYDLFTLKEHKEEIIEMEGFGEKSFHNLADAIERAKKVTLPKFLYSLGIANVGLSNAKLICRYFEDDLDAIRNAEAEDFTAIDGIGPIIGEAVSGYFRLENNKQTVDRLLQYVEIEKRQTEETEKLLDGKTFVITGSLEHYENRKQLQEQIEILGGKATGSVTKKTDYLINNNKNSASSKNKKAMELSIPIITEEEFMDMIK, encoded by the coding sequence GTGAAAGATAAGTTTGACCGAATGAAAGAGCTGATCCATATCCTGAGCGAGGCATCCAAAGCCTATTATCAGGAAAATAGAGAGCTCATGAGTAATTTTGAATATGACAAGCTTTATGATGAACTTTTGGAGCTGGAGAAAGAGACAGATACGGTGCTGGCCGACAGCCCTTCGATTCATGTGGGATATGAACTTCTAACTTCTCTGGAAAAAGAACCCCACTCATCCCCGATGCTTTCTCTGGACAAGACAAAAGAGGTGGGACAGCTGGAAGAATGGCTGGGAGACCAAAAGGGCCTTTTGTCATGGAAACTGGACGGGCTTACCATTGTTCTTACGTACCAGGAAGGCGTTCTTTTAAAAGCCGTGACCCGGGGGAACGGGGAAGTGGGCGAAGTCGTCACGAACAATGCAAAGGTATTTGTAAATCTGCCCAAAAAGATCGCGTATAAAGGAACCCTTGTAATCCGGGGAGAAGCCGTGATTCATTATTCTGATTTTCGGCGGATGAACGAAGAGATGGAAGACCTGGACAGCAGATATAAAAACCCGAGGAATCTTTGCAGCGGTTCTGTCAGGCAGCTGAACAATGAAGTGACAGCCAAACGAAACGTCCGCTTTTATGGTTTTTCCGTGGCAGATGTTCCGGATGTGGATTTTCATAATTCTGTAGAGGAGAAATTCATCTGGGCAAGATCTCTTGGCTTTGATATCGTGGATTACGTGGCGGTGACGAAAGATACGGTGGCAGAGGAAGTGGAGCGCTTCTCACAGGCCATCGAGAACAATGATCAGCCTTCCGACGGCCTGGTGCTGATCTATGATGATATTGCATACGGCAGGAGTCTTGGAACGACAGCCAAATTTCCGAGGGATTCCATCGCTTTTAAGTGGGCGGATGAGATCGCGGAGACGACACTGAAAGAGATCGAATGGAGTCCCTCAAGGACAGGGCTGATCAATCCTGTGGCGATCTTTGATCCTGTGGAATTAGAGGGATCTACGGTCAGCAGGGCCAGTCTCCACAACATCAGCGTGATGGAAGAGCTGGAACTTGGCGTAGGAGATCAGATTTCTGTATATAAGGCCAATATGATCATTCCGCAGCTGGCAGAAAATCAGACAAGGAGCGGCGATGCACCGATTCCGGATACCTGTCCGGCCTGCGGAGGAAAGACGGAGATCGAAGAAGAAAACGGAATCCGTACCCTGGTCTGCCCGAATCAATTCTGCAGTGCCAAAAAGATTAAGCTGTTTTCGCACTTTGTATCCAGGGATGCCATGAACGTAGACGGACTTTCAGAGGCATCTCTGCATAAGATGATGGACAAGGGGCTTTTAAACGAACTGTACGATTTATTTACCCTGAAAGAACACAAGGAAGAAATTATAGAGATGGAAGGCTTCGGGGAGAAGTCCTTTCATAATCTGGCGGATGCCATTGAGAGGGCAAAAAAAGTGACACTTCCTAAGTTCTTATACAGCCTCGGCATTGCCAATGTAGGTCTGTCTAATGCAAAACTGATCTGCCGGTATTTTGAGGATGATTTGGATGCTATCAGAAATGCGGAAGCCGAAGACTTCACAGCGATCGACGGCATTGGACCGATCATCGGTGAGGCGGTCAGCGGATATTTCCGGCTGGAAAACAATAAACAGACGGTGGACAGACTGCTTCAATATGTAGAGATTGAGAAAAGACAGACGGAAGAGACAGAGAAATTGCTGGACGGCAAGACCTTTGTCATCACAGGTTCTCTAGAACACTATGAAAACCGCAAGCAGCTCCAGGAACAGATTGAAATTCTGGGAGGAAAAGCGACCGGCTCCGTGACGAAAAAAACAGACTATCTGATCAACAACAATAAAAATTCCGCTTCTTCTAAAAATAAAAAAGCCATGGAACTCTCCATACCGATCATAACAGAAGAGGAATTTATGGACATGATAAAGTAA
- a CDS encoding glycerol-3-phosphate responsive antiterminator: MFDDGKFHVIPAVRSLKFFAEALRTEEEWILTSNCAHIGNLQSLSHKCHDANKKIIVNHEIVGGLGVDKTAFEFLKKMYHVDCVMGVHNIRLGMVKNEGMKTIQRITLSDSFALEQAAKSLQISKADAIELRPAYYAAEFLDYFKKIKDCCYIAGGFIDSIDTVDIMYRAGFNGITTSNEKLWNYQIR, encoded by the coding sequence ATGTTTGATGATGGAAAATTTCATGTGATACCAGCGGTACGCAGTCTGAAGTTTTTTGCAGAAGCGCTGAGAACGGAAGAAGAGTGGATTTTGACCAGCAACTGTGCACATATAGGAAATCTGCAGAGCCTGTCTCACAAATGTCATGATGCCAATAAAAAAATTATTGTAAATCATGAGATCGTGGGTGGACTGGGAGTCGACAAGACTGCGTTTGAGTTTTTAAAGAAGATGTACCATGTAGACTGTGTCATGGGAGTTCACAATATCCGGCTGGGAATGGTCAAGAATGAAGGAATGAAGACCATTCAGCGCATCACTCTTTCAGACTCTTTTGCTCTGGAACAGGCTGCCAAAAGCTTACAGATTTCAAAGGCAGATGCCATTGAGCTGCGGCCGGCATATTATGCAGCAGAGTTTTTGGATTATTTCAAAAAAATCAAAGACTGCTGTTATATTGCCGGCGGATTTATCGACAGTATAGACACGGTTGATATAATGTACAGGGCAGGATTTAATGGGATTACAACAAGCAATGAGAAGCTATGGAACTATCAAATACGATAA